CCATCTAGTGGGACACTGAGGATGCCATGCAAACATAGCAGTCTACATGGACAAGTCAGGCAAATGCACCGCTGGAGGGATGCCGGAACTGCCATGTTTGCAATGACAATGGCAGTAGGGAATGCATGGGAGCCAGGTAAGTAAATGCTGCATGGTCAGATCTAGGGAGGTGCTGGATTGGGCTGCATCCCTCCAGATTTTAATTGTTCACCCCAACCCCCACCCACAGCACATACATATGCTAGCGGCAGCTCCTCCTGTGGCTATCAGTGGGTAGGTGTGTCTGCCGGCCATGGTCACTATAATGACAGTTCAGTGGCAGCCACACCTATTCTGGGCTCTCTACACAGCCAATGATTATCTGCAGTAATCGCTGCTGGACCCACTTTGTGCTGATGTaaaggaagacaggacttcaatgagtaacatttcccacactcaggacaggaatatgcttctcccctgtgtgagatctctgatgtctgcaaAGATGGTACTtatctaaaaaacatttcccacactccggACATGAaaatggcttctctcccgtgtgagatctctgatgtttggaaagattggacttatctgaaaaacatttcccacactccggACATGAaaatggcttctctcccgtgtgagatctctgatgtttggaaagattgctcttcgctgaaaaacatttcccacactccggACATGAaaatggcttctctcccgtgtgagatctctgatgtttggaaagattgctcttcgctgaaaaacatttcccacactccggACATGAaaatggcttctctcccgtgtgagatctctgatgtttggaaagattgctcttcgctgaaaaacatttcccgcactcaggacatgaatatggcttctctcctgtgtgagatctctgatgtttgtaaagctGTGACGTGtttacaaaacatttcccgcactcagcacaggaatatggcttttcccccatgtgcaatttctgatgtatggaaagactggacttgtgtgaaaaacatttcccacactcaggacatgaaaatggcttctctcccgtgtgcgatctctgatgtgtgtaaagactggacttgtgtgaaaaacatttcccacactgagGACAGGAAAGTTGCTTCTCCcccttgtgagatctctgatgtatggaaagattggacttctgtgaaaaacatttcccgcactccggacaggaatgtggcttttcccctgtgtgaaatctctgatgtctggaaagactggacttctctgaaaaacatttcccgcactccggacaggaatgtggcttctccgccgtgtgagatctctgatgtttgtacaaATTGCACTTCACTGAAAAATATTTCCCACACTCAGCACAGGAgtatggcttttcccccgtgtgcaatctctgatgtgtgtaaagactggacttttgtgaaaaacatttcccacactcaggacacgaaaatggcttctctcccgtgtgagatctctgatgatcGAAAAAATGTGGCTTCtttgcaaaacatttcccacactcagcacaggagtacggcttctcccccgtgtgcaatctctgatgtatggaaagactggacttgtgggaaaaacatttctcgcactcaggacatgaaaatggcttctctcccgtgtgtgttctctgatgtctgtaaagaagtGACTTGTttacaagacatttcccacactcagtacaggaatacagcttctcccctgtgtgcaatctctgatgtatggaaagactggacttgtgtgaaaaacatttcccgcactcagggcatgaatgtggcttttcccctgtgtgagatctctgattaAGGTCAAGAAAGGACTTCTGTGAAAAtaatttcccgcactcagtactgGAATACGGCTTCTCAACCATGTGAAGTTTTTGATGAATTTTAAGATTGGccttttgtgaaaaacattttccgcattcagtacaggaatacggcttctcccccgtgtgagatctcataTGCTCATTAAGAGTGGATTTAAattggaaacacttcccgcactcagtacaggaaaacctcttatctgttggaaggacggcaccgtccctcacagtctgaggttcctcaggataagaggaatacgatggtccatctacactgtgtggcgctggatggacatttgaggtagtcgggttttctcctggactatactgtgtgatgtcctcgtcttctactttacagtctggagacaaagtgagacaatcctctgaggttttcctcatctcccgtccatctactaaaatagaaataaaaagattattactagacatgagcagattggttcccctaaaccaggac
The sequence above is drawn from the Rana temporaria chromosome 4, aRanTem1.1, whole genome shotgun sequence genome and encodes:
- the LOC120935872 gene encoding oocyte zinc finger protein XlCOF6-like, which translates into the protein MRSHTGEKPYSCTECEKCFSFKSNLKTHQRLHTGEKPYSCSECGKCFTLNSALVTHKRLHTGEKLYSCNECGKCFSNKSSYDTHERLHRGENTNSCPECGKCFSRKSSLYTHQKLHTGEKPFSCSECGKCFALKESYHKHERLHTSGRPYSCTECGKCFTQKSNLYIHQRTHTGEKPFSCPECGKCFSDKFYLSTHERSHTGEKPYCCPECGKCFSQKSNLSRHQRFHTIEKPFSCPECGECFSDKFYLSAHERSHTGQKPYSCLECGKCFSQMSNLYIHQRSHTGEKPYSCPECGNFFSAKSTLSRHQRLHTGEKPYSCTECGKCFSRKYYLSTHQRSHTGEKPYSCPDTECGKLFSQKSFLDLNQRSHTGEKPHSCPECGKCFSHKSSLSIHQRLHTGEKLYSCTECGKCLVNKSLLYRHQRTHTGEKPFSCPECEKCFSHKSSLSIHQRLHTGEKPYSCAECGKCFAKKPHFFDHQRSHTGEKPFSCPECGKCFSQKSSLYTHQRLHTGEKPYSCAECGKYFSVKCNLYKHQRSHTAEKPHSCPECGKCFSEKSSLSRHQRFHTGEKPHSCPECGKCFSQKSNLSIHQRSHKGEKQLSCPQCGKCFSHKSSLYTHQRSHTGEKPFSCPECGKCFSHKSSLSIHQKLHMGEKPYSCAECGKCFVNTSQLYKHQRSHTGEKPYSCPECGKCFSAKSNLSKHQRSHTGEKPFSCPECGKCFSAKSNLSKHQRSHTGEKPFSCPECGKCFSAKSNLSKHQRSHTGEKPFSCPECGKCFSDKSNLSKHQRSHTGEKPFSCPECGKCFLDKYHLCRHQRSHTGEKHIPVLSVGNVTH